A section of the Diabrotica virgifera virgifera chromosome 8, PGI_DIABVI_V3a genome encodes:
- the LOC126889951 gene encoding uncharacterized protein LOC126889951: MQVGIWKKIADLGSGAFGVVSLWQNTENDEYTAIKMCKFKADSSLTPRQKERWKNEVDKIKIINHPNIIKYKPIPEDLEEHLMANSTTSMPLLPMEYCRKGNLRHILQRPCNSSGLQEEDVRCILGDISSGLAHLHKLKVTHRDIKPDNIVLEHCEERKTKTIYKIIDLGYAKELGDSTVSFVGTLHYLAPEIFEAKSYNSSVDYWSMGILTFEIICGFLPFLANLTPFERFEKIRKKEYDDICIHVNYSGQIIYSQEIKKETYISPWLKEHLETWLRHVLTYDQNVRAENFPENVEPLQYLTNILQKKIVHVFSLCKLEYYSYEIIEGSLVGTLKDWISRDIKVPKDELLLFISKDNFNIQDNDELLNIIGNEYVYVTRKHFLPESLNYKFPKLIREVMGSPQKFNKNFLRGLISQFVFFVTQEKQIAFHFRTCFHVYLNFLNHILNTIKSSKSSASETVKQLVTRIDCYNKMKADVGNIDLKNNSVYEECLNHAQRLVAGSERSITNFSELERKIHCVSRRLKVLSTLTSNIIDIVSKYNLDEQFDKALILIDKAKINDPNKHKELLSGMRDIISNTIRVKEITFKNKQLVAFSTIVGNIMCHCFELLNWIKIYITYNEEIMKSFEQNKIIYLDILLKAAQKPKVESEGAASDNVSLTDSLNQELLSLPLPSLLHENQELRYEFEEALSSGISGHKNSVKCLKLL, encoded by the coding sequence ATGCAAGTAGGAATCTGGAAAAAAATAGCAGATCTTGGATCAGGTGCCTTCGGTGTGGTTTCCTTATGGCAAAATACAGAAAATGACGAGTACACTGCAATAAAAATGTGCAAATTCAAAGCAGATTCCAGTTTAACACCAAGGCAAAAAGAGCGTTGGAAAAATGAAGTAGATAAAATCAAAATTATCAATCATccaaatataataaaatacaaaccTATTCCAGAAGATTTGGAGGAACATTTAATGGCAAATAGCACTACCAGCATGCCATTACTTCCCATGGAGTACTGCCGAAAGGGAAATCTGCGTCACATCCTACAGAGACCTTGTAATAGCTCAGGATTACAGGAGGAGGACGTGAGGTGTATTCTTGGTGACATTTCTAGTGGTCTTGCACATTTGCATAAGCTTAAAGTTACCCATAGAGACATTAAGCCGGATAATATCGTTTTAGAACATTGCGAAGAAAGAAAAACGAAGACTATTTATAAGATTATTGATCTTGGTTATGCGAAGGAATTGGGCGACTCGACAGTAAGTTTTGTTGGTACTCTACATTATTTAGCTCCAGAAATTTTCGAAGCTAAGAGTTATAATAGTAGTGTTGATTATTGGTCTATGGGTATACTAACGTTTGAAATTATTTGTGGATTTTTACCTTTTTTAGCGAATCTTACACCTTTTGAGAGGTTTGAAAAAATTCGCAAGAAAGAATATGATGACATTTGTATACACGTGAACTATTCAGGTCAAATTATTTATTCACaggaaattaaaaaagaaacttATATTTCACCGTGGTTGAAAGAACATTTAGAAACCTGGCTAAGGCATGTTCTTACTTACGACCAAAATGTTAGAGCTGAGAATTTTCCAGAAAATGTCGAACCATTGCAATACTTAACcaatattttacagaaaaaaatagtTCATGTTTTTTCGTTGTGTAAATTAGAATATTATTCGTATGAAATAATCGAAGGTTCTCTTGTAGGTACCCTAAAAGACTGGATTTCTAGAGATATTAAAGTTCCTAAAGACgaacttttgttatttatatcTAAAGATAATTTTAACATCCAAGATAACGATGAATTGCTGAATATTATCGGTAATGAGTACGTATATGTAACTAGAAAACATTTTTTACCGGAAAGTCTTAACTATAAGTTTCCGAAGCTTATAAGAGAAGTAATGGGCTCACctcaaaaatttaacaaaaacttCTTACGAGGATTAATATCACAATTTGTATTCTTCGTTACGCAAGAAAAGCAAATAGCATTTCACTTTAGAACATGTTTCCATGTATATCTCAATTTcctaaatcatattttaaacaccATCAAAAGTTCAAAATCCTCCGCATCGGAGACAGTAAAACAATTGGTTACTAGAATTGACTGCTACAACAAAATGAAAGCTGATGTTGGAAATATCGATTTAAAAAACAATTCTGTCTACGAGGAATGTTTAAATCATGCTCAGAGGCTTGTCGCAGGCTCAGAAAGAAGTATTACTAATTTTAGCGAACTAGAGAGAAAGATACACTGTGTAAGTAGAAGACTGAAGGTTCTCTCAACTTTAACATCAAATATTATAGACATTGTTAGTAAGTACAACCTAGACGAGCAATTTGACAAAGCATTAATTTTAATCGACAAAGCAAAAATAAACGATCCGAATAAACATAAAGAACTTCTTTCTGGTATGAGAGATATAATATCCAATACGATTAGAGTTAAAGaaattacttttaaaaataaacagtTGGTAGCATTTTCGACTATCGTAGGTAATATTATGTGCCATTGTTTCGAGTTATTAAACTGGATTAAAATTTACATCACTTATAATGAAGAGATAATGAAGTCATTCGagcaaaacaaaattatttatttagatATTCTTCTAAAGGCTGCTCAGAAGCCTAAGGTAGAATCAGAAGGTGCTGCGTCTGATAACGTATCCTTAACTGATAGTTTAAATCAAGAATTGCTTAGTCTTCCGTTGCCATCTTTATTGCACGAAAATCAAGAGCTTCGATATGAATTTGAGGAGGCATTATCTTCTGGCATTTCTGGTCATAAAAATTCTGTGAAGTGTTTAAAGTTATTATAA